In one window of Drosophila mauritiana strain mau12 chromosome X, ASM438214v1, whole genome shotgun sequence DNA:
- the LOC117148080 gene encoding osteocalcin 2: MKLHWLLFAVVLICALYSTSGTGSSTETNTSTESTTVAGSSTSTASSSSSTSDTTEASSSSSDSSTSSSSSSSSSSSSSKKKAAARRKKAARRRRRAARRRRRAARRRAQRRRNRG; this comes from the coding sequence ATGAAGCTCCACTGGCTGCTATTCGCAGTCGTACTGATCTGTGCCCTGTACAGCACTTCGGGCACGGGCAGTTCCACGGAAACCAACACCAGCACCGAGTCCACCACCGTGGCGGGCAGTAGCACTTCGACcgcctcgtcctcctcctccacctcgGACACCACCgaggccagcagcagcagcagcgattCGTCCACCAGTTCCAGCAGCTCGTcctccagctccagcagctcctccaAGAAGAAGGCTGCCGCCAGGAGGAAGAAAGCCGCTCGCAGGAGGCGTCGTGCCGCACGCAGGAGGCGTCGCGCCGCCCGCAGGCGCGCCCAGCGCAGGCGCAACAGGGGTTAG
- the LOC117148081 gene encoding protein new-glue 2 has protein sequence MKITLVLVLLATFLGCVMIHQSEAASTTTTTSATATTTTSASATTTASSSDTTTTSSSDTTTTASPSSSKKKKTVTHYKRKVKKPKKVRKIRRRRGVRSRNGRSSRNRRSDE, from the coding sequence ATGAAGATCACCCTGGTACTCGTACTCCTCGCCACCTTCCTCGGCTGTGTGATGATCCACCAGTCGGAGGCGGCCTCCACCACCACGACCACCTCCGCCACGGCGACCACCACTACTTCCGCCTCGGCCACCACCACTGCCTCCTCCTCGGACACCACCACTACTTCCTCCTCGgacaccaccaccacagccTCACCTTCAAGctccaaaaaaaagaagactGTCACTCACTATAAGCGGAAGGTCAAGAAGCCAAAGAAGGTCAGGAAAatcaggaggaggaggggtgtcAGGAGCCGCAATGgtcgcagcagcagaaacCGCAGATCCGATGAATGA
- the LOC117148083 gene encoding protein new-glue 2-like, with protein MKITLVLVLLATILGCVMIHQSEAASTTTTTSATATTTTSASATTTASSSDTTTTSSSDTTTTASPSSSKKKKTVTHYKRKVKKPKKVRKIRRRRGVRSRRGRSSSNRRSDE; from the coding sequence ATGAAGATCACCCTGGTACTCGTACTCCTCGCCACCATCCTCGGCTGTGTGATGATCCACCAGTCGGAGGCGGCCTCCACCACCACGACCACCTCCGCCACGGCGACCACCACTACTTCCGCCTCGGCCACCACCACTGCTTCCTCCTCGGACACCACCACTACTTCCTCCTCGgacaccaccaccacagccTCACCTTCAAGctccaaaaaaaagaagactGTCACTCACTATAAGCGGAAGGTCAAGAAGCCAAAGAAGGTCAGGAAAatcaggaggaggaggggtgtcAGGAGCCGCAGAGGTCGTAGCAGCAGTAACCGCAGATCCGATGAATGA
- the LOC117148078 gene encoding protein new-glue 3, which translates to MRYSCVLLLLATVACLLIAETGGASTTTTTSASATTTTSASATTTTASDTTTTTAATTTTSSSSSKKKKKKRTVHFTSHVYKPRRIRHFHRHKSDEESSTDRTSTRNRRSSSGSTSSRSSSGNSRIRRRRARRARRL; encoded by the coding sequence ATGCGCTACTCCTGTGTTCTTTTGCTCCTGGCCACCGTTGCCTGTCTGCTAATCGCAGAGACAGGTGGCGCCTCGACCACCACGACCACTTCTGCTTCGGCTACCACCACCACTTCCGCCTCGGCCACAACCACCACCGCGTCGGACACAACTACAACCACAGCGGCGACCACAActacctcctcctcctcctcaaagaaaaaaaagaagaagaggaCGGTCCACTTTACAAGTCATGTGTATAAGCCAAGGCGGATACGACATTTCCACAGGCACAAGTCCGACGAAGAAAGCTCCACCGATCGCACCAGCACTCGCAACCGTCgtagcagcagtggcagcaccagtagccgcagcagcagtggcaacaGTCGCATCCGCCGCAGGAGAGCCCGACGTGCACGGCGCCTGTGA
- the LOC117148082 gene encoding protein new-glue 2-like, producing the protein MKITLVLVLLATILGCVMIHQSEAASTTTTTSATATTTTSASATTTAASSDTTTTSSSDTTTTASPSSSKKKKTVTHYKRKVKKPKKVRKIRRRRGVRSRRGRSSSNRRSDE; encoded by the coding sequence ATGAAGATCACCCTGGTACTCGTACTCCTCGCCACCATCCTCGGCTGTGTGATGATCCACCAGTCGGAGGCGGCCTccaccaccacaaccaccTCCGCCACGGCGACCACCACTACTTCCGCCTCGGCCACCACCACTGCTGCCTCCTCGGACACCACCACTACTTCCTCCTCGGACACGACCACAACAGCCTCACCTTCAAGctccaaaaaaaagaagactGTCACTCACTATAAGCGGAAGGTCAAGAAGCCAAAGAAGGTCAGGAAAatcaggaggaggaggggtgtcAGGAGCCGCAGAGGTCGTAGCAGCAGTAACCGCAGATCCGATGAATGA
- the LOC117148085 gene encoding protein new-glue 4: protein MEWKLLLIVLPWLLVCKIFYKVEDFTEPDVVYQSIDYHPEDYIDSFTDFQKHDYFQY, encoded by the coding sequence ATGGAATGGAAACTGCTGCTGATAGTCCTGCCCTGGCTGCTCGTCTGcaaaattttttataaggtCGAGGACTTCACAGAGCCTGATGTCGTTTACCAAAGCATTGACTATCATCCCGAGGACTACATTGATTCCTTCACCGACTTCCAGAAGCATGACTACTTTCAGTATTGA